The genomic DNA AATCGTTCATTTGTCGTTAGCCTCCTGGGGAAAAATTAGGTTCGGAAAGGAATTTTCCGTCGCGACAATTTATACGTTAGGAGTTTGGTTCGGTCCCCTCCTCGTAGTCGGCTTCCGATCTTGGTTAACGGGAGTCTTATTGATGCTTTTCTTCCTAGGAACCGTCCTAAACTTGATCATGAATTCGTTGATGGAAATGGATCTGGACGAAAAAGAAGGACTCGTCTATTTGCTAGGAACCTTTTCTCCTGAATCCGCGAGAGATTGGGCGCTTATATTTTCCTTATTAGGAACCGTAACCGGAATTTTACTCGCAGGTTGGACTCGAAAATTCGAGCCGACCGAATCGGTTTCCGCCTGTATTTTCGCATCGCTGCTTTGCGCTGTCCCCGGAATTATTTTACGATACTCGGCTTTCTTTTCGGGTTCGCAACGATACAGAATTTTAGGAGAAGGAATCTATATAATCGGTTTCGTGCCTTGGTTATTATCTTGGTAATCGGTAGGCGCTCTTTTTTACAGAACGCCTACTCGTATTTTCAAGGAGCTATATAAACGCTCGCTCCCTTTTCCAAGAATTCTTCCGATTTCTCTTTCATCCCTTCGCTTACAGCATCGAGCTCCGATAGCCCTTTTTCTTCCGCGTATTTTCGAAGTTCCTGGGTCAGATTCATCGAACAAAAATGAGGGCCGCACATGGAACAAAAATGCGCTGTCTTCATCCTATCCTGGGGTAAAGTTTCGTCGTGAAATGACTGTGCAGTTTCGGGATCCAAGGAAAGAGCAAACTGATCCTCCCAACGAAATTCAAAACGAGCCTTGCTTAGTAAATCATCCCT from Leptospira fainei serovar Hurstbridge str. BUT 6 includes the following:
- a CDS encoding LA_0991 family prenyltransferase-like protein, encoding MRIENYRGIWFYIHVLSLDICLGVAGSGAYAVTVTGAKMKWAWWILLPLSVWVVYTADHLLDGRKLRESSINPRHKFHFEYSRLLMILAACSAIFCVALALFFVREIVFLGGLILSVLAIVHLSLASWGKIRFGKEFSVATIYTLGVWFGPLLVVGFRSWLTGVLLMLFFLGTVLNLIMNSLMEMDLDEKEGLVYLLGTFSPESARDWALIFSLLGTVTGILLAGWTRKFEPTESVSACIFASLLCAVPGIILRYSAFFSGSQRYRILGEGIYIIGFVPWLLSW